The genomic interval TCAGGATAAGATCAGAATCACCATCACTTGACCTAATTGTAGCACTCACCCTACGTCTTGATTCATAAGGACAGCCTGACCAATAGGACTGTCAAAAGCGATGGCTGTTCTACACTTCAGATGGGTGCATGTGGACATGCATGATCCACGTCTCCGCTTCTTGTCAGGGCCGACAAGTTTGAAAAGATTTGATTGTGTCTAAAGTCATGGCAGCTCTAGGATTTTAGTGTTTTTATCAACTTATCTGCATTGTTTTCGGAGCTTTGCTTGGTAAGTTATATGCACGCGGGGAATATAGTCCAAGTAAATGTTTGAGTGAAATCTTGCTAGAGAATAATATTAGTCCAATAGTTTTGTCTTCATTCTACGAATTAACTGCTGTTACAACCAATGGACCTCACCACAAAGCTGGAGGAGAATTGTTGACCTCGAAATCTTGAATGCTGGCAATGGCTAAGATTTTCTTTGGATCTTACCCTAAAGGCAAGCCAAATTTTGGTAACATACAGCCCACCCAGATGGAAGATTCTCAAGCTGAGAATCATATGAATGGGTGCTGTCTGAGATACTTGACGTAGATGATTGTATCCACTGTCCATGTAGAAGAATCAAGTAGAACCATATTATTTGGTAAATCTCCAAGCATTGAAAAGTCTCCAGAAAAgttgttttgttattctcaccatcaaggaaaagaaaaccacCTCCCACCTTAATTTCAAATACAAATGAAATTTTTTTGCACCTAAAGTGTGACATGTTAAGTAGATCGCCCGTGCCGACCCaagatttaaaataaataataaacaaaaaatagaaaagagatgcagaaaataataattagaagggaaaaaaattaattaaaaaattgagcCACATAAAAAGATCTATCTCACTTCTCACCAAAAACGACTACTCTcactttttccttctctcttttctcataTTACAAGACAAATGTCCTTTTAAATAGGATGCCATAGGATAAGATATTTGATTCCTACTCAAATTCAAAAAATCAATAGCATAACTAGTTTAGAAGAAATAATTAAAtacaataaaactaaaaataaaatcttaaagttatgaaaattaatcaccaattaaataaaaattttaataaaattaaaatttagcaATGAATCTCAGCAAAGCCAATGTCGACGACCTTCTATTTGGGAAACGCGGATGTGTGGGTTCTTGACAAGCTGCGCATAGCTCTATAAATTTTTTTCCGCCCAATATGGAGGACTTCTCTTTAGCAAAAAATATGGAGGACTTCTACCAGTGGATTCGTACAAGCTGGGCCCTAGCATTCGGATGCGGTCATGGAGAGTGTTCCCGTCTATTTATTTACGTTGTTTCTCCCTTCCCCACCGCAGCTTCTTCGTTCTCTCTCTTGGTTCTTCTTGGTGCCTGTCTCTGATCTGCGTCCATTCGCCGTACGTTGGTAATGCTTCTCTTTCATTTTTCCCCCTCTCTCGCTATGTTTGATTGTTCATAGATATTAGAATCCTTGCTAAAGCCAAATTAGGTTCTCATAAAGGGGCATGCGAGCAAGTTTCAAGCTCTCAAGAGGGTATGCAAAGTTTCTCACCTTTTAAAATAGTTTCTCACCTTTTAAGGGCGATTGGGCCAACCAGGCACACAAACACACAAATAGGTATCTAGAGAGTGTTGAGCTAAGATTCATGATAGGCATGGTGTGCATGGGTCATGTTTGATCTACAACATTTGAAATAACTAAAAGCAAAGAAACATCCGTTTTGAATGTCTCTTGTATCTGTATCAAGTAGACAAAATGGCCAACTTTAATGGCATGATTAGGGGCAGAGCTAGGATTATGTTATACAAGGTGCCAAGGGGAAAACAAATTCACTTATGCTTTCTTTCTCCTACTTTTTTGTTTGACTTTTCTCCCATTTGTTTTTATCCTTTGATCTTTCTTGGCATGTCTTTCCCTTTTCACAGTGAAACACTCCAAACCATAGCTCAATGGCGATGcagttcctctctctttctgtcTATAGTTCCGTTTGTGGCATTGGATATCCAAATATCTATATGCCTAGTTTGAGGATCACGCATTCCACAAGAGCAGTTGCTACTAAAGGTCTCACAGGTACGTAAAGTTCCAAGTTTCCATTTAGtcaaataaaatgatatctagaCACATCAATTTGTTTTCCGAGCCTTGGTTGCAGTAGTGCTATTTAAAAAGATGAGCAAGTTTATGATTCTATGTTTCATATGTTCTTGAGTTTTCATCTTATTTGTGTCAAATGTATGGTAAAttggagattttttttcttgctcgAACCTCATGTAGCTCTTATTGTAACTTTTTATTCGGCAGGATATAGTATGTTATAGATGTATTAATCATTGCATCAAGCAATCCTGTTGGTTTATATCTATCTTAATAGGTCAGTCTTATGATGATAATTGACTACCATTTTCTCATATGGTCCGCTGGGCGTGGGATAACCGCCTCACTTTTCTcaaggaaaaaaacaaaattaattcCCCACCCTTCTGAGGACTTCTCTATAACAAAAAGTCCTTGTTGGCTGGGTCCCTGAGcaccttttattttaaaataagatGCCGAAAATGCCCCCATCCCTCCTGATCTCCCATCCCcgcgaagaagaaggagaagaaaacggCCAGCTGCGGCCGCTGCCGACCGCGGCCCGCCTCCTCCCGCAGCCGTGCCGCCGGGAGTGCCTCCGCTCCCACCCccacggtggggaggtgccgaagacGAGGAAGAAGGGCGCCTTCCCGCGTCCCGCGGCCGTCGCCGGCCACGGCCCGCCCTCTTCCAGCGTCCGCCGCGGCCCGGCCCCTTTCCAGCGCCGCCGGCCTTGCGGGAGGAGAGGAGTTCTCCACTGGCATACCATAAGTAGTCTGTGCTCTAGGATTGTGAAATCATGGGGCACACACCAGCTCTTCTTAACCATAAGTAGAGCTTAAGGGTATCAACTTGCGAGTATTCATCATAAATTGAGTTCAAGATGAAGAAAGTGCATCCAGTCGATTCATTAAAACCAAAGCAAACATTGGCTTCCTTCGGAATTTCAACCTAATAGTATTTGGAGTCAGTACTTTGGTTTTACTTGAAAAATGCCTGCTGCCTAAGAGAAGAAGAATCATATTTTGCAAACCTTCCTATCAAATCTTAGTTTAAGAGAGAGTACATCAATTGTATCCAAGCTAAGAACATTTAGAAAATCTTGCCGTGATTGTAGCGAGAACTACAGGAAAACCACTGATCAGAGATCTGAAATTATCATATATGACGTATTATAAAGAGAGGTTCCATTACAATGGCACATGAACAGCAATTGTTATGGGCTTATTGCAGGCTTTACAAGAACAGGACATTGGGAGTTCAGAGGATAGTTTACCTTGTAATACTAGGTGGTAGTCTAACCGAAACACAACCAGGGAtcccatataaaaaaaaaaatttaagattgAAGCAATTGACATTTTCTGGAAGGTGATATGAACTAAGTGATACCTGCTGATTACAGTAGACTGAAGAGTAGAAACtgctacaacaaggataaatgCATCAGCCTCATAAATCTCCCTCCCACATACAACTCCGGAAATGCATCCAATATCCTCATTTACCATAAAATCTGTCGCCATGTTGTTGTCACGAAATTTTAACCCTTTTACTTTCATTGACTCTAGCCATGGCAAAAAAAATTTTCCTCAACTGTTCCACGACACCAAATATCATCAAAGTTTTGTTGTACAAGGACAAAGAAGATAGACATCTCTCAAGACCTTACAAAGGTGATAAAAGCATGGGAAAGAATATCTAGTATACCAATTGTCAGCATAAAATATACTACTGCAGCTCGCAgacccaaataattttacagattcgggttgggtcgggacGTGTCGTAGGATTGAAAATCCAAACTAATCCAAATTTTAAGTGGGTGGGTCAGATCTGAATTCAGTAAACCCAGATCTGACCTGAAAAATGgaatgggtccaattttaggatccaACCTGGTCCCATGGATTTTCCAaaacgggttgggtcgggtcacatgtcaacctgacccatttgcagccctactGATAATCATCAGATACTTCTAGGATACGCATCCATTCATATGTTTTTAAGTTTCCAACTTTGCAAAATAAGGGAAAAGGACTTGGGATGCTTAGTAGATACACTTGAGACACTTCCCCCCTTCTAGCAGTGAAGGGAGGTGCATTccgttccttttttttaatataacttAATAATAAATGGTAACTTTTGGAGTTTGTAATGTTGATATGATAATGGAGAGCCTAGAATGGGCTTTATGCATTTGAATGATGACTAAATGATAAGTTTATGGAAGTTGAATCTATTATATAAAGTATAGACTATATTATGTTCATACCCCCTTGACTCTGCCAATGATGAGAACAGAATAGGGAAGATCCAAGCAAATCCTTCTAATTATCAAAACAGGCTGTTTAAATGGACCTGGCTATGGGAAAATGCCTATCTGTTATCTCAACTGGGAAATATGGATCTTCTTTTCTCAGTTGAAGTCCCCATAACACGTAAGCAGGTGTTTGTTGGTTAGCACCATTTACTTTGCTATACATAATTACATTCCCTTTAGATTTAGTGGCTTTTCTGTGCAACTGTAACACTTGGAAGATGCATAACTATCGGATGATCAGATTTCGAAGGTCCATTCAACAGATGGCTGGATCATTTATTTGTCGATTTTATCTAACGCAATCATCCTCTCGCTATGATCGGCCATGGAAGGAAGGTTTAGCTTAAATTAAAATAGGCCCCCTGGCAATGCAGAACAAATTACACGCAGAAAAAAAACATGAAGAAAAAAACTCAGAACTTGTATTTTTTACAAAAGAaattattaagaaaagaaagcgaaaagaaaagaaaggggagGAAACACTAGTCATGATTGAATGATAACTCAGAAACAACAATAGTATTAAAAAACGTAGCatacttgtttgattgcttgATAAAAGTAACAAGCGTTATGCCATATATTATTAATTGTTTGTGCTAATAATTTGTTTGCAAGTCAGCAATCATATTTCGTTTCCTTTTTCTATTTCTCCCAGTGGCTTAGCTCtcttcattttgatctttgatttCCTATCTTCTAACTAGTTTCCATAttcttcttgatttttgttCTACTTTTGACAGCATATATGGGTCATGGATTAATGAAGAGGAGCAGAAGTGCCAATATTCCAATTCTGGTATGATGCCAATTTCGTGTTCCTGTTAATGTGATAACTGCATTTGCGCATGAATTAAAACCTTCAAATCAAATGATAGGGAGATGAAGTATCAAAGAAAAGAATCAGCGAGCAGATACCTAATGTTGatctttcatcttcttcctatgACACTGCATGGGTAGCTATGGTCCCCTTGCCAGAATTTCCGCAGTCTCCATGCTTCCCAGAGTGTCTTACTTGGATAATAAAGAATCAACATCCTGATGGCTCTTGGGGAATTCATGGTCTCCACCCCTCTCTTGTCAAGGATGCTCTCTCTTCTACATTAGCCTGTGTACTTGCACTAAAGCGATGGAATATTGGTGAAGAACATGTCAGAAGGGGTATCTTCAAAGAACACAAGAtcatatgcaattttttttttactgcatGCGCATTAAAACAGAACATTATGCCTGAAAATGCAGGGCTCCACTTTGTTGGATCTTATTTTTCCTCTGCTATGGATGAGAAGTTGCATTCTCCTATTGGCTTTGAGATCATATTTCCTGGAATGCTTGGATATGCCATTGATATGGGTTTAGATCTTCCTATTAGCCAAAATGACATAGATGTCATGTTTCACATGAGAGATTTAGAGCTGCAAAGGTATGTGGTTCCCTTGGTTATCTATATCTTAGGATTCTCTTCATGTTTTCCAATTTTTCATAAGCAATCTTCTCATGACAAGAcatgtatactatagcatactACGTTCTGATTTGATTATCTCATTGTTCATCATGTTAATCTAAAATCTTGTATCTCTATAAAGACTGTTAATATGCATATGCTATATGCATGTGTCCTATAAGTATTGAAATAATATAACTGGACAATATTAGTTTGAGTAAATAATTCTACCTGCATGACGTTGTAATTCATAATCACATCAAAGGAAGTCTTAGCTTTACAGATGGCTTGGTGTTGGACTTTAGCGAACAGTGGATGGGTTAGAAATTGCATAACATGGAATTAGGTGTTAAGTGAGGACATTAGCAAATGTTAAGGTGAAAAGATGAAGATGAAAATTGAGAGTCAATGGACATTACTAAATATTAAGGATCTCTGGGAGGTAaccaataaaatattacaaaaaatTCATCGAATAAGTAACAACTTGGAACTATGTTCGTCCAGCGAAccaaaataagataaaattatAATTGGAGATTTAGGTTGGGGATGATGAAATCAAATAACTTTTTAGTTTTTTGGGTACTTACTGGCAAGGTCTACAAAACTATACCAGTACACTACCAGCTTCATATGCACCTCGTACCAAGGTAGGCTCTCAATActttttcctccttccaagtCATGGTAGTTCCAAATCCAGGCAATACTGGTTTGGTACCAGGCAGTAAGAGTAGTTCCACTTGGTTCCGACCGGTACCTACAGGTTTAGATCGATACCAAATGGAAATTGTGAGTAGTCATAAACTACTTAGTACCTCATGCACCTTTCTGGATTTTTTTCCCAATGAATAATCATGTGGAAAAATCCAGATAACCTTTGTATAATACATACCATTTTACTAATTTGTTGCATCAAACAATCTTTAGAAAGTAGCAGAACATTCTACTGGAGTATCGCCATAGCTAATTTCTTATGCTATAAAATTCTTAGTATTTATAGCACTACTTATTACTTAATTTTTTCATTTTAACATCTACATCTTTTTGACTATTACATCTTTGTCTCCTGTAGTTGCTAAATAGTAATATTCATGTACTTTCGTTCAGAGTGTCTGAAAACAGTTCTGAGGGCAGGAAAGCCTATCTGGCATATGTTGCTGAAGGATTGGGCAAGTCACAAGATTGGCAagaggttatgaaatatcagagGGAAAATGGATCTCTGTTCAATTCACCTTCCACAACGGCTGCTGCACTGACCCATATATACGATGCAAAAGCCCTTGAGTACTTGCGTTCGCTTCTACAGAAGTTTGGCAGTTCAGGTAAGTGCCACTGTTTTATCATTTTGAAAACATTGTATTGCTAGTATTTCAtgcttttgaaaagatgtaactTTTTTGCGGTTGATTCTGTACAGTGCCTACTTCATATCCTAGGGATATTCATACCCTTCTTTGTGTGGTTGACAAAATTGAGAGGCTTGGAGTCGCTCGACATTTTAGTTTTGAGATAAAGAACATTTTGGACAGAATATATAGGTAGTGAGGTTAAAACATGCTCAGAAGTTAAAACATCTTATAGTACCATTCTCATTACAAATCTGACTTCAGCTATCATTCAGATGCTGGTTAAATAATGATGAAGAGATCAATGCAGACATGGCTACATGTGCCATGGCATTTCGTCTATTACGTATGAATGGATTTGGTATATCGTCAGGTACTTTCTGCTTCAAGCTGTAGGGTTTCGAATTGTGGTTACTATGGGGTATCTATCTATCTTTAGTGTTGGTATAATATGTTGACGTGTTATGCAGATGCCTTATCTCAATTTGGTGATGCAAGCTTTTTCTTCAATTCAATCCAAGGGCATCTGAAAGATATGAAAACAGTTCTAGAGTTATACAAGGCATCGCAAATCAAAATCTTACCAAATGAGCAGGTTCTCGATAAACTTGGTTCTTTGTCAAGTAATATTCTGAGAGAGGCATTATCCCCCAATTCAGAGCATGGACTCCAAGTTCTTTCTCAGGAGGCAAGTTTTTGATTTGAGCCTATAAAAACTCAATGTACTTGCATGTTCAGGACAGAAAATTTCTAAACATCTGGAAATAGCAATGGAAGTTTCATAACTCAAATTCTTGTCATCTCAGGTGGATTATGCACTTAAATTTCCCTTCTATGCCAACTTGGAACGCCTAGAGCACAAGAGTTATATTGAGAACTTTAAAGTTGAAAACCTTCAGGTTCTCAAAACATCATATACGTAAGTATTAACTTGTCTGGAAAGAAAATCCTGTCTTCCGTTTGCACTTATGATTCATGCATTGAACCATTTATCAGGTCTTCTGGCATTGATGACAAGGATCTGTTAGAACTGGCACTGGAAGATTTCAATTTATGTCAGTCTATATACCGCAAAGAACTCCAACATATTGAGAGGTACATATTCTTTCCTCACTTTTAAGTGAAACACAAGCCTATTCCTTTTCTTAGTTCAATGTATGTTGATAATTTTAATTGAACAGTTGGGTCAAAGAAAACAGATTGGATCAGCTAGAATTTGCTCGGCAGAAACAGATATATTGCTATTTCACAGCTGCGGCTATGATATTCTCCCCTGAAAGTTTTGATGCTCGTATGTCTTGGGCCAAAAATACCGTGCTAACCGTCGTCGTTGATGACTTTTTTGACCATGGAGGATCTAGAGAAGAATTAGTAAATTTTATATCATTGGTTGAGAAGTAtgccttattttctttttcaattggTGTTACCCTGGTGGTTGCTCTAAGTTATTAGGTATATAAATCATCCAGCTCTTTTCCTCAAATCTATAACAGGTGGGATGGAAATCATGAAAAACAATTTTGCTCTGAACGAGTCAACATTTTATATTCGGCTCTCTACAGTACAATTAACGAAATCGGAGCCAAAGCATCTGCCTTGCAAAAGCGTTGCGTGACCGACCATATTGTTGAGACAGTGAGATGTGATTTCACAAGTCTATTTTTAGATAAGTTTATGAGCGATGTTGTAACATTTGGCCTTATAATTGACAGTGGCTTACATTGGTGAAAGCAATGATGAAAGAGTCAGAGTGGGCAAGGACCAATACAGTGCCCACAATGGATGAATATATGGCAAATGGGTACATATCATTTGCTTTAGAACCCACGATTTTCTCGACACTCTATTTTGTTGGACAGGAGGTTTCAGTTGATGCCTTTGGTGGTCCAGAGTATCATAATCTAAACAAACTAGTCGGCATCATCGGGCGTCTCATTAATGACATGCAAAGTTTTGAGgtaacattttttattttttttcttctacgtCCAATATATACTTCATTGGACAAGATATTATGATCTGATTACCAGAGAGATATTGCTGCAGGGACATCATACAGAACCTTCAAATATGACAAATCTAGGGATTCAAACTGCTTATGCTTCGTTCAGCATGTCTTCTTAACTTGCATACATGAGCATTTTCATGTACATAATGTACTTGAGACGAGCAAGCCTTCAAGCCTGTTTCCCCTGTATTTTTTATTGGATTCATCCTTCCTATTTATCTATTATCTCCCATCCATGTTTTAGTTCTTTGACACAgatttcattttctcatttCATCACACCACCTCCATTTAAAATTGTTTGGTTTTCCTTTCTCAATTCCCCTGCATGCATGTTTAACCAATAGATGTCTCTGATTTTCTATTTCAAGGAGCTATTTCAGCAGGGTATGCCCAGTACCATCCAGTATACGTCTGATTTTCTATTTCAGGAGCTATTTCAAagatgcaaaataaaaaaaggttcCTATTGAAGATTATATTTGATGGATTTCTATTTATGAATAAACAAGTTTTGATCATTTAAAATatgtattcttttttttattaacagCATCAGATTTTGGATGTGCATTTTATTTTACTCTGTACTGTAAAAGCGCTCATTCTAAACGTTAACAGTACTATGCTCCAAATATCAACAATAATTTCATTTATGAAgtattttttttgcaaaattaaATCTTTAAAAATTTTGGACCAAGTATCATAACATTTATGTGCaatgatacaaattaatactGATGATTCTTGGTTCACCCATCTTCCTGAGATTCATTGGCATCCTTCGTGCGAGGCCTTAAAAAGGATTTTGTATATATAATGGtgcttaattttttaatttggaCTTTGTTTTGATATAGAACTTTCTTCTTTAGACTATATGGCTCTTAGTATTCCATCACCAAATTCCTTGAATGTATCTAGCCTGTTTCTAgcaataaaatcatttaaccTAAGACATATTTACCAATTGTTTTGGATACCACTTTCACACATTAATGCCTTTCGAATCTTGTCTAATCATCTACATCTGTAAATTCTTAGAACCTGTGGAATATCTGAAAAAACATATAGGAATGACCTTGATGAAGGCGAAGTTATGGACAAACATATCTGAAAAAACATGTGTACTTACTGTTTAGTATAGGAATGACCTTGATGAAGGCGAAGTGATCGAGCAACTGTTGAAATAATGAGAAAGTAAGGAGATGAGCATAATAATGAACAAAATTCTCCGACAACactatttatatttttagttaTAGAAAACCTTTCTCCTTATAGCCACAATTGTTAGTTTGTCCTGCCCAATAGTTTCCACTTATGCTTCATATTACCAAATAATACCTCCTCCCTTGAAGGGCAAGATGTCTTAACAAATTTGATGGTGTTTTTCTTTAATAACAAGGACAAGCCAAATAGCGCAGGTAAAATGGAATAAAGTAGGATTTCCTCCTAAGAGTTAGACTAACCTCAGACTTAATATATTAACCACTTAGTAGTTATCTAGTTCTATGTAATAAATTGCTTAGGGGTGATTGTAGGCTACCATATTAGTGGACATTAAGTTCCTTGCAATGAAGCTCTGCCTATAGTTGTGGATTGATAATTTGTTTTGAAACTAATGAGTATTTTGGCAGAGGGAAGGCAAAGAAGGGAAGTTGAATAGTGTGACGCTTCGTATTGTTCATAGTCGCGGTTCCATTTCCGAAGAAGAGGCTATTAGGGAGATTCAAAGCATAATTGACTctagcagagcagaactgctgaGACTAGTGTTGCAGAATGAGGGAAGTGTGGTTCCAAGAGCTTGCAAGGACCTATTTTGGAAGACGAGCAGAACGTTGCACCTCTTTTATATGAAAAATGATGGATTCACATCACCAACGGAAATGGTTAGTGCAGTGAATGCAGTGATTTACGAACCGCCTAAAGTTGGTCACAAGTTTTCAGAGGTTAGTTGATAAAAAGATTTATTTGCTTGTATTCTAAAATGATAAGGTACATGAACTTTTATGTAGATATAATTTTATTGATCTTCAACAGGACGTGGTGTCATGATATTATTGGTTTATTATTGGCCTGATGCTGGATGATCTAAGCTTGAATATTAAATAAGCTGCAGTCCACAAGTTATAAGTATGCATTACATCTTATACTATTTGAGTATTTATGAGGACCgtgtgggcatgtgtttagtcctacatcagttATGAGCAGTGGAAGCAATCTAATCGCTTAAGTTTAATGCTCATTAAGTCTCATATCAGTAAGGGCATCAGGGGTTCGATCCCTGATTGCCATAAGACAAAGAATTTTATGAAGGTCATAGAAGAGCAGTTTatcagctctgataccacaatGTAAGCATATTATGCCCCGAAATAATAATAACCAAATAAATTTTTACTAACCTCCGGCCATTGTTGATTAAGCACCCTTGAGATTAAGCACCAAAACCACCTTAATTAAGCACCCAcacaagagagaagggaaagagaaagagacatgcgagggagagagagagaagaggagatcCGGAGCTTCTAACCTATGCAGGACTTGAGTGCCTTAGGTGATGGATCCACAAGCTTATTTATACTGCTAGGTAAGGGACCCATATCCTTATCCATAAGATTTATCTCTAATTGTTTCCATCCATTACAAAAACTACCAAATAAGATAAACTCAATATAACCTCTTTCTTGATTAGATTTAATCAGTATTTAAATGAGGTTTATCTTGATGTGGGATAAGTGGCCACATCAAGTCTTCTAGAATTAAGAGGCGTGCTAACAATATATCCCACTAGGTTGGACATCGCCTCTTGTCGATGTGTGCTAAAGGACTTGACACGCTAGTTTCGTAACGCATATCTTCCGCAGCTCCCGCCAGTAGCTACCGTAGGGCGCGAAGACGATGTCAGCGCCGTCATAGAACAACTTGGAAGCTAGTATTTTGTCCTGCGACGCGAAGATGAGATCGTGGGTCTTCAGGATCTCTCTTGC from Phoenix dactylifera cultivar Barhee BC4 unplaced genomic scaffold, palm_55x_up_171113_PBpolish2nd_filt_p 000561F, whole genome shotgun sequence carries:
- the LOC120106542 gene encoding ent-kaur-16-ene synthase, chloroplastic-like isoform X1, with product MAMQFLSLSVYSSVCGIGYPNIYMPSLRITHSTRAVATKGLTAYMGHGLMKRSRSANIPILGDEVSKKRISEQIPNVDLSSSSYDTAWVAMVPLPEFPQSPCFPECLTWIIKNQHPDGSWGIHGLHPSLVKDALSSTLACVLALKRWNIGEEHVRRGLHFVGSYFSSAMDEKLHSPIGFEIIFPGMLGYAIDMGLDLPISQNDIDVMFHMRDLELQRVSENSSEGRKAYLAYVAEGLGKSQDWQEVMKYQRENGSLFNSPSTTAAALTHIYDAKALEYLRSLLQKFGSSVPTSYPRDIHTLLCVVDKIERLGVARHFSFEIKNILDRIYRCWLNNDEEINADMATCAMAFRLLRMNGFGISSDALSQFGDASFFFNSIQGHLKDMKTVLELYKASQIKILPNEQVLDKLGSLSSNILREALSPNSEHGLQVLSQEVDYALKFPFYANLERLEHKSYIENFKVENLQVLKTSYTSSGIDDKDLLELALEDFNLCQSIYRKELQHIESWVKENRLDQLEFARQKQIYCYFTAAAMIFSPESFDARMSWAKNTVLTVVVDDFFDHGGSREELVNFISLVEKWDGNHEKQFCSERVNILYSALYSTINEIGAKASALQKRCVTDHIVETWLTLVKAMMKESEWARTNTVPTMDEYMANGYISFALEPTIFSTLYFVGQEVSVDAFGGPEYHNLNKLVGIIGRLINDMQSFEREGKEGKLNSVTLRIVHSRGSISEEEAIREIQSIIDSSRAELLRLVLQNEGSVVPRACKDLFWKTSRTLHLFYMKNDGFTSPTEMVSAVNAVIYEPPKVGHKFSEDVVS
- the LOC120106542 gene encoding ent-kaur-16-ene synthase, chloroplastic-like isoform X2 yields the protein MAMQFLSLSVYSSVCGIGYPNIYMPSLRITHSTRAVATKGLTAYMGHGLMKRSRSANIPILGDEVSKKRISEQIPNVDLSSSSYDTAWVAMVPLPEFPQSPCFPECLTWIIKNQHPDGSWGIHGLHPSLVKDALSSTLACVLALKRWNIGEEHVRRGLHFVGSYFSSAMDEKLHSPIGFEIIFPGMLGYAIDMGLDLPISQNDIDVMFHMRDLELQRVSENSSEGRKAYLAYVAEGLGKSQDWQEVMKYQRENGSLFNSPSTTAAALTHIYDAKALEYLRSLLQKFGSSVPTSYPRDIHTLLCVVDKIERLGVARHFSFEIKNILDRIYRCWLNNDEEINADMATCAMAFRLLRMNGFGISSDALSQFGDASFFFNSIQGHLKDMKTVLELYKASQIKILPNEQVLDKLGSLSSNILREALSPNSEHGLQVLSQEVDYALKFPFYANLERLEHKSYIENFKVENLQVLKTSYTSSGIDDKDLLELALEDFNLCQSIYRKELQHIESWVKENRLDQLEFARQKQIYCYFTAAAMIFSPESFDARMSWAKNTVLTVVVDDFFDHGGSREELVNFISLVEKWDGNHEKQFCSERVNILYSALYSTINEIGAKASALQKRCVTDHIVETWLTLVKAMMKESEWARTNTVPTMDEYMANGYISFALEPTIFSTLYFVGQEVSVDAFGGPEYHNLNKLVGIIGRLINDMQSFEGHHTEPSNMTNLGIQTAYASFSMSS